The following DNA comes from Azospirillum sp. TSA2s.
CGACCAGGGCACGCTGACCGCCGACAGCTATATCGTCGCCATGGGCAGCTATTCGCCCAAGCTGGTGAAGCCGCTGGGCATCGACCTGCCGGTCTATCCGGTAAAGGGTTATTCGTTGACCTTGCCGATCACCGACGCCGCCCACGCTCCGGAATCGACGGTGATGGACGAGACGCACAAGATCGCCGTCACCCGCCTGGGCGACCGCATCCGCGTCGGCGGCACGGCGGAGCTGTCCGGCTTCGACCTGACCCTGCGCGAAAGCCGCCGCGGGCCGTTGGACCATGTGGTCAGCGACCTGTTTCCCAACGGCGGCGACCTGTCGAAGGCGGAGTTCTGGACCGGCCTGCGCCCGAACACGCCGGACGGCACGCCGATCCTGGGGCCGACCCACATCCGCAACCTGTATCTCAACACCGGCCACGGCACGCTGGGCTGGACGATGTCCGCCGGCTCCGCCCGCGTGCTGGCCGACGTGGTCAGCGGCCGCCGGACCGAGATCGACATGGACGGGCTGAGCGTCGAGCGCTACGGCCGCAAGCCGTCGGTGGCGGTGTCCCGCCCGGCCACTGTCCGCCCGGCCTGACCTGAATACGACACCCGCGCCGCCCGGCGGACGCGGGTCATCGCCAGCTCAAGAAGGGCGGCGTCGGTGATCTCGGCCCCATCCAGCCGATGTCGCCCGCGCCGCCCTTCGCATTTCTCCACCCGGTGACCGAGGCGCCTGAGATGCAGGATCGCCTCATAGAGCCGGGTCGCCGGCTCGTTGGTTGAGCGGGTGGTCATGGTTGGACCACCAGAACGACCAGCCGTTTTGGGCCGTGGACGCCGTAGGCCAGCGTCTGCTCGATGTCGGCGGTCTTGCTGGGACCGGACACCAGCAGCACGTTGGTCGGCATGGCATCCGCCCACCCCTGCTCGCGCATGGCCTGCAGGAACGTGTCGAAGAGCGCGTCGGTGCGCAGGATTGCGATGTGGATGTGCGGGACCAGCGACAGGGTGCGCGGCTCGTCGGCGGTCGGCCACAGGATCAGGCTGCCGGTCTCGGCGATGGCGCCGCGGGTGGTGGTGAGGCCGGCCTCGATGGACTCGAACAGCTGCGGCTTGAGGTCTTCGAGAGGACGGTCGTAGGGGATGAGAACCGGACCCGGCGCAGATCCCCTCTCCCCCCCGGGGAGAGGGTTAGGGTGAGGGGGATTCGTGGCGGGACCTTCGGGAGAATCATGCGATGCTTCCCCCTCACCCCGACCCTCTCCCCGGGGGGGAGAGGGGGATTCAGCCTTCCACCCCTCGACCAGCCGCTTCCCCGCCTCCGTTGCCGGAGCGTAGAGCAGCGACCCCACACCCTCCCGCGCCAGGAATTCCCGCAGCACCACCGGCCAGTCGGCCTCCGTCGCGTCGAGGAACTCCGTATGCACCGCCTCCATCAGGCGGCGGATGCGGGGCAGGCGCTCCTCAGGTGCCCAGTGCTTCGCCTCGATCGGCGCGAAATCCGACACGGGCGGGGTCAGCGGGTGGGCGTCGCGCGTCGTGCGCAGCTTCGTCAGGATCGAGTTGCGGGAGTCAGACATCGGGAATCCCCTTGGCGCGGGCGAGGTCGTGCAGGGTGCGGCCGGCGAAGCGCGGCTTGGTGCGGACGTTCGTCCACTCCTTCAGCATGGGCAGCGACGACGGCGCCGCGTTGCCGAGCTTGCTCATTGCCAGCGTGGCGATGCGGTAGGCGGTTGGGGAGGCGTTCATCGCCGCCCAGCCGCTCCACACCATCGATTCCGCACGGCTGGCCTTGGCGCCGCCGTCCTTCACCGCCCCGCCGGGTTTCACCGCCTCGACCCGCAGACGCCCCATGATCTCGACGATGGGGATCTTCACCGGGCAAATCTCGACGCAGGCGTTGCACATGGTGCAGGCGTGGGGCATGGCGCCGCGCTTGGCCAACCCCTCGATCTGCGGCACCAGGATCTTGCCGATCGGGCCGGGATAGGGCGCCTCATAGGCATGGCCGCCGACCTGGGTGTAGACCGGGCAATGATTCATGCAGGCGCCGCAGCGGATGCAGCGCAACGTGTCGCGCAGTTCCGGGTCGGCGTAGATGCTGGAGCGGCCATTGTCGAGGATGACCAGATGCACCTCGCGCGGGCCGTCCTTCTCGCCGTCCTTGCGCGGGCCGGAGATCATGTTGACGTAGGTGGTGATCGGCTGGCCGGTGGCGGAGCGCGGCAGCAGGCTGATGACCGGCGGCACGTCCTCCAGCCTTTCCACCACCTTCTCAAGACCCATAAAGGCGATGTGGACCGGCGGCACCGTGGTGCACATGCGGCCGTTGCCCTCATTCTCGATCAGGCAGAGGGTGCCGGTCTCCGCCACCGCCGCGTTGACGCCGGACATGCCGACGTCGGCGGCCTGGAACTTGGCGCGCAGCACCCGGCGGGCGAGGTCGGTCAGATAGGCCGCGTCCTCCCGGCTTTCGGCATCCTTGATCTTGCGCTTGAACAGATGGGCGATCTGCTTCGTGTTCAGGTGGATCGCCGGCATGATGATGTGCGACGGCATGGTGCCGTCCAACTGCACGATGTACTCGCCGAGGTCGCTTTCCAGAACCTCAATGCCGTCCTTTTCCAGCACGGCATTCAGATGCATCTCCTCGGTCACCATCGACTTGCCCTTGACCACCAGCTTGGCGTTGGCCTTGTGCAGGATGTCGAGCGCGATGGCGTTGGCCTCCTCCGTCGTGGCGGCCCAATGGACGGTGATGCCGTTGCGGGTGCAGTTCTCCTCCAGCTTCTCCAGCAGTTCTGGCAGTTTCGACAGGGCGCGCAGCCGGACCGAGGCGGCCAGCGCCCGCACGCCATGCCATTCGCCCGTGTCAGAGAACTGGGCGGCGCGCTTGGTCATCAGCCCGTCCATGGCGCGGCGGAAATTGCCGCGCAGCTGCGGGTCGGCCAGCGCCGCGCGCGATGCGGCGGCGAAATCCGGTGCATTACCGTCCATGGATGCGCTCCTTCAGGAACTGGGCGATGTGCTGGCCGCGCGCGGCCTTGGCGCCGGCCTCCAGCGCGCCGGTGATGTTCAGCAGGCACCCACAATCGCCCGACACCACGCGGGCGGCGCCGGTGCCCTCGATGTCCGCGACCTTGTCGCCGACCATCGCGGCGGAGATCTCCGGATGGCGCACGGCGAAGGTGCCGCCGAAGCCGCAGCATTCCTTCTCCCGCTTCAGCTCCACCAGTTCGACGTTGGCGAGCTGGCGCAGGAGCGCCTTCGGCTCCTCCACCACGCCCATCTCGCGCTGGGCATGGCAGGAGGCATGCCAGGTGACGCGCACCGGCTCTCCCTGGTCGGTGAGTTGGACGTCCAGCACATGGACCAGGAACTGGGTCAGCTCCCACACGCGGGACGCCACCTGCACTGCCTTGGCCTCGTCCGGTTCGCCGCGGAACAGGTCGGGCCAGTGCTTCTTCATCATGCCGGCGCAGGAGCCCGACGGCACGACGATGGGATCGTCGCCGGGGAACAGGTCCAACTGCGCGCGGGCAACCTTCAGGGCGTCGGCGCGGTAGCCGGAATTGTAGGCCGGCTGGCCGCAGCAGCTCTGCCCCTGGGGGAAGACGACGGTCAGGCCCTGGGATTGCAGCAGCTCGATCCCCGCCATACCGGCGTCGGGGAAAAACAGGTCGACGAGACAGGTGCCGAAGTAATAGACGCGGGTGGGTTTGGGGGTGGCGGGCATCGGGGTTTCCTCACCGTCTTAGTTGTTGCCCCCACCTAACCTCCCCCGCTGGGCGGGGGAGGGACTGCCGCTGCCTTATCGAACAAGCGCTTGTCCCCTCCCCCGCCCAGCGGGGGAGGGTTAGGGTGGGGGTAAGTGTTGTTGGGGGCAAGTATCCCCCTCAAAAGGCGACCTCCGCCACCCGCGCCCTCTCCTCCACCTTCGCCGTCGCGCAGGCGTCGACCAGATAGGCGATAGACCGGTAGGGAACGCCCGCTTTGTCGGACAGGCCGATCTCGCAGGTGCGGCTGGTGGAATAGCCCGACGCGCAGCCTTCCGGCACCGATGCCGGCAGGTGGCGCAGCGCGTGGGCGTTCAGTTCCGGCGTGGTGAAGCCCTTGTCGCCGGCGAAGCCGCAGCAGCCAACGTCGGGCGGGATCACCACCGTCTCGGCGCAGGCTTTCGCCACCGCGGTCAGGGCGCCGTCCAGCCCCATCCGGCGGGTCGAGCAGGTCAGGTGCAGCATCACCGGCTCCGCCGTCCTGGCGATGTCCAGGCGCGGCAGGGCGAACTCGCTGAGGAACTCCGCCACGTCGAGGATGCGCAGGCCGGCATCGGTCAGGCGCTTCTTCAGGCGCAGGGCGCAGGGGCTGGTGTCCATCACCACCGGATACCGGCCGCCTCGGCTCGCCTTCGACAGGGCCGCCAGCATGGCATCGGCCTTTGCGTCGGCGGCTTCGATCAGCCCCTTGCTCTCCAGCGGCATGCCGCAGCACTGGCCATCCGCCGCTTCCGGATAGAGGATGCGGAAGCCAGCCTTGCGCATCACCGACTCCACCACCTGTGGAAGCGGGCGCTGCTGCGGATCGGTCGCCGCGGGTCCCATGGTCCGGCTGACGCAGCTGGGGGCGTAGACCACGGTCGGCAGGTCTTCGCTAGTGAGAATGTCCGCCTTCGGCGAGAAGGTCGCGGATGTGGGCATGTTGCGGGGCAGAACCGACAGGTTGCCGCCGGTCAGCACACGGGCTGCCGCCTGAGTGGCGCCATGGCCGATGGTGCGGCGGGCTAGGTCGGCCAGACGCAGGCCGGTGCGGGCGAGGCCCAGCGTGCCTTCCATGTGGTCGGCGACCAGCGTCCCCGCCTTGCGGGCCATGCTGCCGCGCCGCTCGCCGCGCATGGATTTGATCAGAAGCCCGGTCTCGATTCCCACTGGACAGGCGGTGGCGCACAGGCCGCAAGCCGCGCAGGTGTCGATGCCCTGATACTCATAGGCGGCACTGATCTCGGCCAGACGCCCGGCATCGTTGCCGGCCGCCGTCAGCCGTGCCATCTCGCGCCGGCCGACGATGCGCTGGCGCGGTGACAGGGTGAAGCGGTGGGAGGGGCAGGTCGGCTCGCAGAACCCACACTCGATGCAGGTGTCGACCAGCGGGTCGGCGGGGGGAAGCGGCTTCAGGTTCTTCAGATGGGCCTGCGGGTCGCCGTTCAGGATGACGCCGGGGTTCAGCAGCCCATCGGGGTCGAACAGCCCCTTGATCTCCTTCATCAGCCCATAGGCCTGCGGACCCCATTCCATCTCGACGAAGGGGGCCATGTTGCGGCCGGTGCCGTGCTCCGCCTTCAGCGAACCGTCATAGCGGGTAACCACCAGCACGGCGACATCGTCCATGAAGCGGCGGTAGCGGTCGATCTCTTCCTGGGTGTCGAAGGCCTGGGTGAAGACGAAGTGCAGGTTTCCTTCCAGCGCGTGGCCGAAGATGATCGCCTCGTGATAGCCGTGGCGGACGAACAGTTCCTGCAGCTCGCGAGTCGCTTCGGCCAGCCGGGGCAGGGGGAAGGCGACGTCCTCGATGATGACGGTGGTGCCGGTCTGGCGGATAGCGCCGACCGCCGGGAACAGGCCCTTGCGGATCTTCCAGAAGCCTTCGCAGGCCTTGGCGTCGGTGGTGAAGCCGGTGTCGCCGATGGTGACGCAGTCGGCCAGAACTCTGGCGATCTCCGCCACATTGGCCTCCAGCGCCGCCGCGCTCTCGGCACGGGTCTCCACCAGAACCGCCGCCACCTCGGGGCCGAAGCCGCGGATCTGCGGCGGCATGCCCGGCTTGTCCTGGATCGAGCGGAGCGAGGCGCGGTCCATCAGTTCCGCCGCATCGACCGGTGCCGCTTTCAGCAGCGACACCGCGTGGCAGGCCTCGCCGATGTCGGGGAAGAACAGCAGGGCGCTGGCCTTGTGCGGATGCTCCGGCACGGTGCGCAGCGTGATGGCGGAGATGAAGCCCAGTGTCCCCTCCGACCCGATCATCAGGTGCTGGAGGATGTCGACCGGGTCCTCGTAGTCCACCAGCGCGTTCAGGCTGTAGCCGGTGGTGTTCTTGATGCGGAACTTTTCGCGGATGCGGCCGGCCAGCGCCTCGTCGGCGCGGGTGCGGGCGCCGAGATCGGCCAACCGGCCGAGCAGTGCGCCGTGGCTGTCGCGGAAGCGGCTGCGGCTGGCCGGGTCGGCGGTGTCCAGCACCGTGCCGTCGGCCAGAACCAGCCGCATCGACTCCAGCGTGCGGTAGCTGTTCTGCGCGGTGCCGCAGCACATGCCGCTGGCGTTGTTGGCGGCGATGCCGCCGATCTTGGCGGTGGCGATGGAGGCCGGATCGGGACCGATCTTGCGCCCCAGCGGGGCCAGCCGCCGGTTCGCCTCCGCCCCGATCACGCCGGGCTGCAGCGTGACGGTGGCCGCCCCCGGACCGATGCTGCAGCCACGCCAGCCGTCCCCCAGCACCACCAGCACGCTGTCGCTGACCGCCTGCCCCGACAGGCTGGTGCCGGCGGCGCGGAAGGTCACCGGCACCTTGTGGCCGCGGGTGATGCGCAGCAACCGCACCACCTCCTCCTCCGTCTCCACCAGCGCGACGATCTTCGGGATTAGCCGGTAGAAGCTGGCGTCGGTGCCGTAGGCCAGCGTGCGCAGCGGGTCTGTCACCAGCCGGGCTTCGGGAATGACGGCCAGAAGCTCGGCCAGCACGCGGTCGTAGGGGGCGGCCAGGGGGAGGGACGGCATCGGCAGCGCTTCCTGCTGGTGGTGGGGGAGGTGGCGGGAGGAACCGGCCTCAGCGGCCGATCACCATCTGGGTGAAGGGCCACAGATAGGCCTGGGCCATGATCAGCAGGCCGACCAGCGCCGTCAGCGCCAGCGAGTGCCAGATGACGAAGCGCAGGATCTTGCCCTCATGCCCATGCCACTTGGTAGCGACGGCGGCGACGACGATGCTCTGGGCGTCGATCATCTTGCCCATCACGCCACCCGAGCTGTTGGCGGCGGCCATCAGCACCGGCGGCAGGCCCAACTGCTCCGACGACACCTTCTGCAGGCTGCCAAACAGCACGTTGGACGCCGTGTCCGACCCGGTCAGCGCCACGCCCAGCCAGCCCAGGAAGGTGCCGAAGAACGGGTAGAGGAAGCCGGAGTTGGCGAAGGCGAGGCCCAGCGTGGTGTCCAGACCCGAATAGCGGGTGGTGTAGCCCAGCGCCAGCATCGCCGAGATCGTCAGCAGCGAGTTGCGGATGGCGTAGAGGGTGCGGCCGTAGGTCTTCACCATCTCGACCGGCGAATAGCCCATCAGGAAGCCGGAGATGACGGCGGCGATGAAGATGCCGGTGCCGGTCGCCGACAGCCAGTTCAGGACGTAGACGGCGGCCTCCGGATGGGGCTTGGCCACCACCGGCGGAACGCGCATCACCATGTTGTGCAGGCCGTCGATCGGGAACTTGAAGATCGATACGCCGTCGAGGAAGGTCTTGACCTCCGGGATGCCCCACAGGAAGACCAGGATGCTGAGGATCGCCCAGGGCATCCAGGCGCGGCGGACCTCGGCGGCGCTGTAGCCGTGGCTGCGGCGCGCCTCGCCCTCGACCACGGCGGCGCCGACACCCTGCGTGAGCGCGGACGCTCCGCCGGCGGTGTGCCAGATGGTTTTCGGGTGCCAGACCTTCAGGAACAGGGTGAGCGAGACCAGCGAGACGATGGCGGCGGCGACGTCCACCAGCCAGGGGCCGTGATAGTTCGACACCACAAACTGCGGGACGGCGAAGGATACGCCGGCGACCAGGATGGCCGGCCAGATCTGGATCATGCCGCGCCAGCCGGCGAAGGCGACGATCAGCCAGAACGGCACCAGGACGGAGAAGAAGGGCAGCTGCCGGCCGATCATCGCCGACAGGTCCAGCAGCGGCAGGCCGGTGACCGCCGCCAGCGCCAGCACCGGCGTGCCGAGCGCGCCATAGGCGACCGGGGCGGTGTTGGCGATCAGCGACAGGCCGGACGCCGCCAGCGGGGTGAAGCCCAGCCCGATCAGCATGGCGCCGGTCACGGCGACCGGCGTGCCGAAGCCGGCCGCTCCCTCGAAGAAGGCGCCGAAGCAGAAGGCGATCAGCAGAAGCTGGAGCCGGCGGTCGTTGGTGATGCCGGTGATGCTTTCCTGCAGGATCTTGAACTGCCCGCGCTGCTCGGTCAGGTGATAGAGGAAGATGATGTTGACGACGATCCAACCGATCGGCAGCAGGCCGTAAGCCGCACCCATCAGCGCGGTCTTTCCCGCCATCGCCACCGGCATGCCGAACACGGCGACGGCCACCGCCAGCGCGGTCGCCAAGCCTGCCAAGGCCGCGCGGTGCGCCTTCATGTGGAAGATGCCGAGACCGCCCAGCATCACCAGGACCGGCAGCGACGCGAACAGCGTCGACAGCCAGATGTTGTTCATAGGGTCGTAGACTTGCGACCAGGTCATCCTCGGGGGTCTCCTTCTCGGGGAGTGATGTCGGTCCGAACGGTGTCCCGGGAGAAGGCTGGCCGCATTTGGCTGCACCCGGCCTGCCCGCATCCTGACGGGAGGAGCGGGTGGAAGGCCGGACGTTCGGCAAAGCGGAGGCGTTCACCGCCGCCGGGGTCTTGCGGCCCCGATGCTCGCGGTGCGGATGCGCCCTTGTGGGGCCTGGTCCGTCCTGTCCCGGTACGTGTGGATGCACCTTCCGCCCCGGTTAAGCTTGGAGAAGACCCCTTGCCATTCGGGAAGCGGTGGACATCTCTTATCCATACGGTGGAACTTGGATAAAATATTTTACCAGACTGTGCAACGGCTGAATCGTTTGCCAAGCGGCCCACTTTGGTAGGGGGGTGCGACGTTGCCGGCCAGCCACTGCTCTGGACGCCTGTTCCGTCCATCGGTATTGAAGAGGATCAAGACGTGCAGGGAGAGGCCGCCTACCCAATGCAGGGGACGATCAAACCGGCCAAGCTGGCCGATGCCATTGCCGAGCATCTGGAGCGGTTGATCCTGGAAGGCGCATTGCGCCCCGGCGAGAAGCTGCTGGCTGAACGCGAACTGGCGGTGAAGCTGGACGTGTCGCGCCCGTCGCTGCGCGACGCCATCGCCAAGCTGGAGGAGCGCGGCCTGCTGGTCACCGGGCGCAGCGGCACCCATGTCGCCACCTTCCTGGCGCAGATCGCCGATCCGCTGATGACGCTGATGCGCAACAAGCCGGACGCGTCGTTCGACTATCTGGAGTTCCGCCGTTCCATTGAAGTGGCGGCGGCCGGGTTGGCGGCCCAGCGGGCGACCGACCTCGACCGCGACAGCATCCGCAGCATCGTCGCCCGCATGCAGACCGCCCATGGCAAGGACGACAGCTCGGAGGAGGCGGACTCGGACGCCGACCTGCATCTGGCGATCTACGAGGCGGCGCACAACGTCGTCATGCTGCACATCATGCGGACGCTGTCCGACCTGCTGCGCAACGACGTGTTCTACAACCGCACCGACCTCTACTCCCGGCCGGGCGTGCGTGAGCTGCTGCTGCAACAGCATCTCGCCATCGCCAACGCGGTTCTGGCCGGCGACGCGGCGGCGGCCAGTGCGGCGGCCGAGGCCCATGTGGAATTCACACTGCAGACCCTGCGCGAGATCCGCGAGCACAACGCCCGTGTCCAGGTCTCGTTGCGGCGGATCGGACGCACCGACCTGATCGACAGCGGAGCATGAAGGGGGTGGGGCGCACCCTGCCAGCGCTCTCCGTCAAAAGTCATATGCAGGTAGGCTCAGCCCGACTGGCGGCAGAGCCTTGGCCGGGTTACACTGCGCGGGCAATCTTGCCTGATCGACGCCCATTCACCGACCGTCAGAGTGCCGCCCCGTGTCCTCTCCCAAGAAGCGCCGCATCCTGCTGATCGAGGATACGGTCCCGCTCGCCAAGCTCTACATCGAGTTCCTGCGCGCGGACGCCCATGAGGTCGTGCATTGCACCCGCGGGGGGGAGGCGCTGGACGCGGCGGCGGCATCGCCGCCCGATGCGGTGATCCTGGACCTGAAGCTGCCGGACATGGATGGGCTGGAGGTTCTGCAGGCGCTGCATGCCCGCGACCCCAGCGTTTCGGTGGTCATCATCACCGCCCATGGCTCCATCGATCTGGCGGTGGAGGCGATGAAGCTCGGCGCCTTCGACTTCATCGTGAAGCCCTTCAACGCCGACCGGCTGAACCTGACCCTGCGCAACGCGCTGGAACGGCGGACGCTGGCGCGGATGGTGGAGGGATACCGCAAGGATCTGGACCGCGGGCGCTTCCATGGCTTCATCGGCAGCTCGCCGGAAATGCAGGCGGTCTACCGGACCATCGAAAGCGTGGCCGCCAGCCGCGCCAACGTCTTCATCACCGGGGAGAGCGGGACCGGCAAGGAGGTCGCTGCCCAGGCCATCCACCGCGCCAGTCCGCGGCGCGACGGCGCCTTCGTCGCGCTGAACTGCGCCGCCATCCCGAAGGATCTGCTGGAATCGGAGATCTTCGGCCATGTGAAGGGCGCCTTCACCGGGGCGGCGGGTGACCGGCCGGGGGCGGCGCTGCTCGCCGACGGCGGCACGCTGTTCCTGGACGAGATCTGCGAGATGCCGTTCGACCTGCAGAGCAAGCTTCTGCGTTTCGTCCAGACCGGCACGGTCAGCCCGGTCGGCAGCGGGCGGGAGGAGCGGGTGGACGTGCGCTTCGTCGCCGCCACCAACCGTGATCCGCTGGCGGAGGTGCAGGCCGGCCGTTTCCGCGAGGATCTCTATTACCGTCTGCACG
Coding sequences within:
- a CDS encoding FCD domain-containing protein gives rise to the protein MQGTIKPAKLADAIAEHLERLILEGALRPGEKLLAERELAVKLDVSRPSLRDAIAKLEERGLLVTGRSGTHVATFLAQIADPLMTLMRNKPDASFDYLEFRRSIEVAAAGLAAQRATDLDRDSIRSIVARMQTAHGKDDSSEEADSDADLHLAIYEAAHNVVMLHIMRTLSDLLRNDVFYNRTDLYSRPGVRELLLQQHLAIANAVLAGDAAAASAAAEAHVEFTLQTLREIREHNARVQVSLRRIGRTDLIDSGA
- a CDS encoding L-lactate permease gives rise to the protein MTWSQVYDPMNNIWLSTLFASLPVLVMLGGLGIFHMKAHRAALAGLATALAVAVAVFGMPVAMAGKTALMGAAYGLLPIGWIVVNIIFLYHLTEQRGQFKILQESITGITNDRRLQLLLIAFCFGAFFEGAAGFGTPVAVTGAMLIGLGFTPLAASGLSLIANTAPVAYGALGTPVLALAAVTGLPLLDLSAMIGRQLPFFSVLVPFWLIVAFAGWRGMIQIWPAILVAGVSFAVPQFVVSNYHGPWLVDVAAAIVSLVSLTLFLKVWHPKTIWHTAGGASALTQGVGAAVVEGEARRSHGYSAAEVRRAWMPWAILSILVFLWGIPEVKTFLDGVSIFKFPIDGLHNMVMRVPPVVAKPHPEAAVYVLNWLSATGTGIFIAAVISGFLMGYSPVEMVKTYGRTLYAIRNSLLTISAMLALGYTTRYSGLDTTLGLAFANSGFLYPFFGTFLGWLGVALTGSDTASNVLFGSLQKVSSEQLGLPPVLMAAANSSGGVMGKMIDAQSIVVAAVATKWHGHEGKILRFVIWHSLALTALVGLLIMAQAYLWPFTQMVIGR
- a CDS encoding (Fe-S)-binding protein, with amino-acid sequence MPATPKPTRVYYFGTCLVDLFFPDAGMAGIELLQSQGLTVVFPQGQSCCGQPAYNSGYRADALKVARAQLDLFPGDDPIVVPSGSCAGMMKKHWPDLFRGEPDEAKAVQVASRVWELTQFLVHVLDVQLTDQGEPVRVTWHASCHAQREMGVVEEPKALLRQLANVELVELKREKECCGFGGTFAVRHPEISAAMVGDKVADIEGTGAARVVSGDCGCLLNITGALEAGAKAARGQHIAQFLKERIHGR
- a CDS encoding sigma-54 dependent transcriptional regulator, with the translated sequence MSSPKKRRILLIEDTVPLAKLYIEFLRADAHEVVHCTRGGEALDAAAASPPDAVILDLKLPDMDGLEVLQALHARDPSVSVVIITAHGSIDLAVEAMKLGAFDFIVKPFNADRLNLTLRNALERRTLARMVEGYRKDLDRGRFHGFIGSSPEMQAVYRTIESVAASRANVFITGESGTGKEVAAQAIHRASPRRDGAFVALNCAAIPKDLLESEIFGHVKGAFTGAAGDRPGAALLADGGTLFLDEICEMPFDLQSKLLRFVQTGTVSPVGSGREERVDVRFVAATNRDPLAEVQAGRFREDLYYRLHVIPLALPPLRDRGDDVIEIARSFLIDYAREEGKSLSAFAPEVEARLRAHDWPGNVRQLQNVVRNVVVLNDGPRVTLDMLPPMGGPAISSPDASASPCAACGSPAADEPEEDGAVQPLWRVEKDMIQKALRLTGDDVPRAALMLEISPSTIYRKLQQWRVADARGTGESAA
- a CDS encoding lactate utilization protein — translated: MSDSRNSILTKLRTTRDAHPLTPPVSDFAPIEAKHWAPEERLPRIRRLMEAVHTEFLDATEADWPVVLREFLAREGVGSLLYAPATEAGKRLVEGWKAESPSPPRGEGRGEGEASHDSPEGPATNPPHPNPLPGGERGSAPGPVLIPYDRPLEDLKPQLFESIEAGLTTTRGAIAETGSLILWPTADEPRTLSLVPHIHIAILRTDALFDTFLQAMREQGWADAMPTNVLLVSGPSKTADIEQTLAYGVHGPKRLVVLVVQP
- a CDS encoding FAD-binding and (Fe-S)-binding domain-containing protein, with the protein product MPSLPLAAPYDRVLAELLAVIPEARLVTDPLRTLAYGTDASFYRLIPKIVALVETEEEVVRLLRITRGHKVPVTFRAAGTSLSGQAVSDSVLVVLGDGWRGCSIGPGAATVTLQPGVIGAEANRRLAPLGRKIGPDPASIATAKIGGIAANNASGMCCGTAQNSYRTLESMRLVLADGTVLDTADPASRSRFRDSHGALLGRLADLGARTRADEALAGRIREKFRIKNTTGYSLNALVDYEDPVDILQHLMIGSEGTLGFISAITLRTVPEHPHKASALLFFPDIGEACHAVSLLKAAPVDAAELMDRASLRSIQDKPGMPPQIRGFGPEVAAVLVETRAESAAALEANVAEIARVLADCVTIGDTGFTTDAKACEGFWKIRKGLFPAVGAIRQTGTTVIIEDVAFPLPRLAEATRELQELFVRHGYHEAIIFGHALEGNLHFVFTQAFDTQEEIDRYRRFMDDVAVLVVTRYDGSLKAEHGTGRNMAPFVEMEWGPQAYGLMKEIKGLFDPDGLLNPGVILNGDPQAHLKNLKPLPPADPLVDTCIECGFCEPTCPSHRFTLSPRQRIVGRREMARLTAAGNDAGRLAEISAAYEYQGIDTCAACGLCATACPVGIETGLLIKSMRGERRGSMARKAGTLVADHMEGTLGLARTGLRLADLARRTIGHGATQAAARVLTGGNLSVLPRNMPTSATFSPKADILTSEDLPTVVYAPSCVSRTMGPAATDPQQRPLPQVVESVMRKAGFRILYPEAADGQCCGMPLESKGLIEAADAKADAMLAALSKASRGGRYPVVMDTSPCALRLKKRLTDAGLRILDVAEFLSEFALPRLDIARTAEPVMLHLTCSTRRMGLDGALTAVAKACAETVVIPPDVGCCGFAGDKGFTTPELNAHALRHLPASVPEGCASGYSTSRTCEIGLSDKAGVPYRSIAYLVDACATAKVEERARVAEVAF
- a CDS encoding LutB/LldF family L-lactate oxidation iron-sulfur protein, producing the protein MDGNAPDFAAASRAALADPQLRGNFRRAMDGLMTKRAAQFSDTGEWHGVRALAASVRLRALSKLPELLEKLEENCTRNGITVHWAATTEEANAIALDILHKANAKLVVKGKSMVTEEMHLNAVLEKDGIEVLESDLGEYIVQLDGTMPSHIIMPAIHLNTKQIAHLFKRKIKDAESREDAAYLTDLARRVLRAKFQAADVGMSGVNAAVAETGTLCLIENEGNGRMCTTVPPVHIAFMGLEKVVERLEDVPPVISLLPRSATGQPITTYVNMISGPRKDGEKDGPREVHLVILDNGRSSIYADPELRDTLRCIRCGACMNHCPVYTQVGGHAYEAPYPGPIGKILVPQIEGLAKRGAMPHACTMCNACVEICPVKIPIVEIMGRLRVEAVKPGGAVKDGGAKASRAESMVWSGWAAMNASPTAYRIATLAMSKLGNAAPSSLPMLKEWTNVRTKPRFAGRTLHDLARAKGIPDV